A window of Cryptosporidium parvum Iowa II chromosome 1, whole genome shotgun sequence contains these coding sequences:
- a CDS encoding insulinase like protease, signal peptide: DIKKIQMLCLLLFIIIISINNEISLSCSSSIWKSGYSVLKPKTDDRSYKNITLENGITALLIEDKFSEKAGFTVGIKVGSFNNPVYALGLFHLIEHVLFLGTKKYPAPESYDEFMAQHGGKNNAYTSEERTIYFNEIGEEYLEEGLDRFSHFFIDPLFYENVIEKEIHIINSEHLKNIPNEFDRLFHMLKTHTNKPMSQFTTGNIETLVDIPNKLGISIPRLLKKMYKKYYCGINMFIVLSSKRSLTDQEKLLQKYFSGVLIDNDGQCEFSSLKKEHGILNKSIIDQKYLSKKIHVKSLGGRDLLWLIWSFPARLISPVKQPLIYLSYILNSKQKNSLFWFLQKNNYITNSNSVYENYTFGSIFIYQLELTSEGLKNQFEIIGLIYKYINKLKESKELLKVYQGIRSLTEREFITNTEMLESSPMHSTSEICSKMIQYGVHAALSGDILIEDVDENLIYEILNAISPFDTLFLVSDEQEFSGTYEKFFHVKHAIEDIPIKTLNAWKKTKFNEREENEIKLPTPEKCSPINLRIIQEVEDLSTPQRLDSMLANIWWNGPVKKSHKIGIKILLKFPRRYNKGIETQVWGEIITYILDTLIKEKIERYSECGMSFYIEWDVEGILISIDTFGYSDDIDILLNEIVASEIANISNFDCSILNEIIAELNNSKYAFNSEDTTYSKIMLIIKSLQTNGEYTEWEYRNFINRMFVEIENQNPSKNRHKFISFILEYTQTILGSSSNKGYNKCELFNSWAYKLLHRQSIIAYLQGNISKNKSLYLIEKFVLNSKILSLNDKYSMKKKIHKLTRPIDIALINPVFEDINNTVLAFYQFGVPSFEEKLHLMALQPIIQGYIYDNLRTNKQLGYIIFANIVPISSTRLLVVGVEGDNNNSVEKIESIIRNTLYEFSTRKLGNMESHMFEDIKSALIQEAKSIGNSFNQKLNHYWDEIRYVGDLSESFNLQRAIDYINNKMTIEHLYNTFSKLINSKERTRSHSTIKAIYYSKTSPEFKKQEFIDKYMNSALSIARMSLKEDDFY, from the coding sequence gatatcaaaaaaatacaaatgCTATGCTTgcttttatttattataattatcaGTATCAACAATGAAATTTCGCTTAGCTGCTCAAGCTCTATTTGGAAATCAGGCTACTCTGTTTTAAAGCCAAAAACAGACGATAGAAGCTATAAAAACATCACTTTAGAAAATGGAATTACTGCACTGCTGATAGAAGATaaattttcagaaaaagCAGGTTTTACTGTTGGGATAAAAGTTGgatcttttaataatccTGTTTATGCTTTGGgattatttcatttaattgaaCATGTGCTTTTTTTGGGGACAAAAAAGTATCCGGCTCCTGAAAGCTACGATGAATTTATGGCCCAACATGGTGGAAAAAACAATGCATATACTTCAGAAGAAAGAACAATCTactttaatgaaattggGGAAGAGTACTTGGAAGAAGGATTAGATCGCTTTTCACACTTTTTTATAGATCCTTTATTTTATGAAAATgttattgaaaaagaaattcatataataaattcagagcatttgaaaaatattccCAATGAATTTGATCGTCTATTTCATATGTTAAAAACTCACACAAATAAGCCAATGTCACAATTCACAACAGGAAATATTGAAACATTGGTTGAcattccaaataaattagGGATATCAATCCCAAGACTacttaaaaaaatgtataaaaaatattattgtgGAATAAATATGTTTATTGTTTTATCTTCAAAGAGAAGTTTAACAGATCaggaaaaattattacaaaaatatttttctggAGTTTTAATCGATAATGATGGACAATGCGAATTCAGTTCACTAAAAAAAGAGCATGGCATTTTGAACAAATCCATAATtgatcaaaaatatttgagtAAGAAGATCCACGTAAAATCTCTCGGCGGACGCGATTTACTGTGGTTAATTTGGTCATTTCCAGCTCGTTTAATTTCTCCTGTCAAACAGCCgttgatttatttatcaTATATTCTTAATTCTAAACAAAAAAACTCACTCTTCTGGTTTCTacaaaaaaacaattataTAACAAATTCAAACTCAGTATATGAAAATTATACATTTGGTAGTATTTTCATCTATCAATTGGAATTAACATCAGAAGGgttaaaaaatcaattcgAAATAATTGgtttaatttataaatatatcaacaaattaaaagaaagcaaagaattattaaaggtTTATCAAGGAATAAGATCATTAACAGAGAGAGAGTTCATCACAAACACAGAAATGTTAGAAAGTTCACCTATGCATTCCACATCAGAAATTTGTTCCAAGATGATTCAATACGGAGTTCATGCAGCATTAAGTGGAGATATTCTAATCGAAGATGttgatgaaaatttaatttacgAGATTTTGAATGCTATTTCGCCATTTgatactttatttttagtaAGTGATGAACAGGAATTTTCAGGAACTTATGAGAAATTTTTTCATGTTAAGCACGCTATTGAAGACATTCCCATAAAAACATTAAATGCTTggaaaaaaacaaaatttaatgaGCGAGAAGAAAACGAAATAAAATTACCAACTCCAGAAAAGTGTTCGCCAATtaatttaagaataattcAAGAGGTAGAAGATTTATCAACTCCGCAAAGGTTAGATTCCATGTTAGCTAATATTTGGTGGAATGGTCCTGTAAAAAAAAGTCATAAAATCGGAATAAAAATACTTCTCAAGTTTCCAAGGAGATATAATAAAGGAATTGAAACTCAAGTTTGGGGAGAAATTATTACGTATATTTTAGATACTTtgattaaagaaaaaattgagAGGTATAGTGAATGCGGAATGTCATTTTATATAGAATGGGATGTCGAGGGTATCTTAATAAGCATAGATACATTTGGGTATTCAGATGATATCGACATTCTTTTGAACGAAATAGTTGCATCAGAAATTgcaaatatttctaattttgaTTGCAGCATTTTGAATGAAATCATTGCAGAGctaaataattctaaatatGCTTTTAATTCAGAAGATACAACATATTCTAAAATTATGTTAATAATTAAGTCATTGCAAACCAATGGAGAATACACAGAGTGGGAATATAGAAACTTTATTAACAGAATGTTCgttgaaatagaaaatcaaaatccCAGCAAAAATAGacataaatttatttcattcatACTTGAATATACACAAACAATTTTGGGTTCAAGTTCAAATAAAGGATACAATAAATGCGAATTGTTTAATAGTTGGGCATACAAGCTATTACATAGACAATCAATTATTGCATATTTACAGGGAAATATTTCCAAGAATAAATCTTTGTATCTAATTGAGAAGTTTGTATTAAATAGCAAAATTTTATCACttaatgataaatattcaatgaaaaaaaaaatccacAAACTTACAAGGCCGATTGATATTGCCTTAATAAATCCAGTTTTTGAGGATATTAATAACACTGTATTGGCATTTTACCAGTTTGGAGTCCCAtcttttgaagaaaaattacATTTAATGGCATTACAGCCAATTATTCAAGGATATATTTATGACAATTTGAGGACAAACAAACAATTAggatatattatttttgcaAATATTGTTCCTATAAGTAGTACCAGGTTGTTGGTTGTAGGAGTTGAGGGAGACAACAATAATTCAGTTGAAAAAATTGAGTCGATTATACGTAATACATTATACGAGTTTTCAACCAGAAAGCTAGGAAATATGGAAAGTCACATGtttgaagatattaaaagCGCATTAATACAAGAAGCAAAATCAATAGGGAATTCATTTAATCAGAAGCTTAACCATTACTGGGATGAAATTCGTTACGTAGGCGACCTCTCAGAAAGTTTTAATCTACAAAGAGC
- a CDS encoding PHD finger containing protein, with amino-acid sequence MFINILNTSQNNKETVADIRTINEVEKDFLGNSIFQGCTQTSDYIFNTQEKFNSNLLEKANNSNDYNNHNNSASPVDELGNQNCISLEALKGKMSQDVTFDSDFKNKSKNNLDLNWQEGKVSIKKGKIKVECNYAFTPTKSSLRVRCIYCKKIYFSVKGFISHRGRCIYYKAFQNTQYESISQNCKNSNSNKYLSNSKEKSLQNNQILNSLVDTQYTENSQYNSKINSGFQSSTNEDTTLFNYNSDNRFHFDDKEMDHLSTYNTLRKVINGNNHIFELEKSSNLNSNKSESSKNSNGKIENTSFYNDKIDVENFKMYLYAAISCLPKYIVAKILKRRNPGISISIDEKSEDITKEELIDMIFAGIGQKVLQNNSDLKGETNEKLLEQKNLLNNLRCDKTEKIELELESIKSESNSINNDIKDENFQLNIPVFFRHSLPKDSEWKCYICKVPRNGKESMNMCVNCGYIYHLTCQSQANKITKNDWFCDYCKAHGNKLKPGSKFQIGELVWVNYKCTFWPAQIMEFSKEQFEVFIFHIEKRIEKSSNEILPWSKGIISIDGLASKGTFVRESTSSIMHWQSVYKAIKYYLNSLRSKQRRLPQIKKKNSSNEFKIDNKKKKTDVMVSNNSNSETRVFHPIPSGINDGLEQHSNEISLLDVSSH; translated from the coding sequence atgtttattaatatcCTAAACActtctcaaaataataaagaaactGTTGCAGATATCCGAACTATAAATGAAGTAGAGAAAGATTTTCTGGGGAATTCGATATTCCAAGGTTGCACTCAAACAAGCgattatatatttaacacgcaagaaaaatttaattctaatttacTTGAGAAGGCAAATAATTCCAATGATTACAATAACCATAATAATAGCGCGAGCCCGGTTGATGAGTTAGGGAATCAAAATTGCATTTCACTAGAAGCGTTAAAGGGAAAGATGAGCCAAGATGTAACTTTCGATTCCGATTTCAAGAACAAGTCAAAAAACAATTTAGATTTAAACTGGCAAGAAGGAAAGGTATCTATAAAAAAAGGTAAAATCAAGGTAGAATGCAATTATGCATTTACTCCAACTAAATCCAGTTTGAGAGTGAGATGTATTTATTGcaagaaaatttattttagtGTCAAAGGATTTATAAGCCATAGAGGAAGatgtatttattataaagcATTCCAAAATACTCAATACGAAAgtatttctcaaaattgCAAGAAtagtaattcaaataagtatttatcaaatagTAAAGAAAAATCACTTCAAAacaatcaaatattaaattctttagtGGATACTCAATATACTGAGAATAGTCAATACAATTCAAAGATTAATTCTGGCTTTCAAAGCTCAACAAATGAAGATACAACTCTATTTAATTACAACTCTGACAATAGATTTCATTTTGACGATAAGGAAATGGATCATTTAAGTACATACAATACACTAAGAAAAGtaattaatggaaataatcacatttttgaattggaaaaaagttctaatttaaattcGAATAAATCCGAATCGAGTAAAAACTCAAACGGAAAAATAGAGAATACAAGTTTTTACAATGATAAAATAGATGTTGAGAACTTCAAGATGTATTTATATGCAGCAATTTCTTGCCTTCCTAAGTATATTGTTGCGAAAATActaaaaagaagaaatccAGGTATTTCGATTTCTATTGATGAAAAATCCGAAGATATTACAAAAGAAGAACTAATTGACATGATATTCGCTGGAATTGGACAAAAAGTTCTTCAAAACAATTCAGATTTAAAAGGCGAGACAAATGAGAAATTACTTGAGCAGAAAAACTtgttaaataatttacGGTGTGACAAAACGgaaaaaatagaattagAACTCGAATCAATAAAGTCGGAGAGCAATTCTATTAACAACGATATAAAAGACGAAAActttcaattaaatattccTGTATTTTTTAGGCATTCATTACCCAAAGATTCAGAATGGAAGTGCTATATTTGTAAGGTTCCAAGAAATGGGAAAGAGAGTATGAATATGTGCGTAAATTGTGGATACATATATCACCTGACATGTCAAAGCCAGGCGAATAAAATCACAAAAAATGATTGGTTTTGTGACTATTGTAAAGCCCATGGAAATAAGCTTAAACCAGGGtcaaaatttcaaatcGGTGAGTTAGTATGGGTAAACTATAAGTGTACATTTTGGCCTGCTCAAATAATGGAGTTTTCCAAAGAACAATTTGaagtatttatttttcatattgaaaagagaatagaaaaaagttcaaatgaaatattaCCTTGGTCAAAGGGAATTATATCAATAGATGGACTTGCTTCAAAAGGAACTTTTGTTCGTGAATCTACGTCAAGTATTATGCATTGGCAATCGGTTTATAAAGCAATTaagtattatttgaattctttgAGGTCAAAACAAAGGAGATTACcgcaaataaaaaaaaaaaatagttcaaatgaatttaaaatagataataaaaaaaaaaaaactgaTGTAATGGTATCTAACAACTCAAACTCTGAAACACGAGTTTTTCACCCAATACCTAGCGGAATAAATGATGGATTAGAACAGCATTCTAATGAAATAAGCCTTCTAGATGTTTCGTCTCATTAA
- a CDS encoding GATA type DNA binding domain fused to an AT hook — protein MKSQIETNRNMNGGSIAIPLIENIIQSKDEKLVKRSNILTNLTSCDILSDDQSLIGTRTLSGDSQCLENYPFLNMLGQQPLNNVISGDRILIDSVRNVGGDGNSEGDMIFGYKNTRYFDTEIQSMKNMDSKLKQTNERRAGRPPLDRSDYFCQICSATKTPQWRYISVCSVESKLRVCNACWMKQRKKRDGKCLPLQIGMNNNLNCSTIGLLKTQKIGMNKENYDSQRQSYSRGMGGVGYKISGIVGKNLVANGRNVSIMNNAVNKDRKAISHDLTENLNAYVPNDNLKNDPASCNLNAAINNGQCIKPISFRSSPYSASSNLACSNSTFDCQTCGNNQRCYCSSIIGFQGISLTNTVTNDIPEGSGKLVSGSSEVGLHCGYSNISIDKPSIDVCSQANTTGMNYKNSSSKSSLLEINNHCAQNIFIDGNKLTETHVDERHSFAENFSISEQLSFDVNCGLNTGENNIMVGIEESYGGNCLKLNVVSNAEESPINSIHQSPTQSSSIDSYPSRIGGKLSNSVLSRKCSDSRNSMVSGNKFSVSTPVHHQASTTVSPNTNYCNISSYTSSPCQSFSTYDGPFLEDPNKTMYISSGTYFYSNTETSRWSEETTVQSSVGLSSCVGNSNSTENEEKAETLSSFQLDQDTHNTLSQNNEQIEHDQVNYTIFNKHLVATESWNCDYLNIDMFCIPTTDKNPISSEASTSVPHYSVGSKFFNSSVSCTLPTVYSAEVQQEDESSSQNDCNSWDFDSSSISCIDTWQNPLWYDSYSNGFCKLS, from the coding sequence ATGAAATCGCAAATTGAAACTAATCGAAATATGAATGGTGGGTCCATTGCTATTCCtcttattgaaaatattattcaaagcAAAGATGAAAAGCTAGTTAAAAGGAGCAATATTTTGACTAACTTAACATCCTGTGATATATTATCTGATGATCAGTCTCTCATTGGCACAAGAACTTTATCTGGCGACTCTCAATGCCTTGAGAATTATCCTTTTCTTAATATGTTAGGACAACAGCCATTAAATAATGTTATATCGGGTGATCGTATATTGATAGATTCAGTGCGAAATGTAGGTGGCGATGGTAATAGTGAGGGAGACATGATTTTTGGATATAAAAATACCAGGTATTTTGATACTGAAATTCAATCAATGAAAAATATGGATAGTAAACTTAAACAAACAAATGAGAGGAGGGCAGGAAGGCCACCCCTAGACAGGTCTGATTACTTTTGTCAGATTTGCTCTGCTACAAAAACTCCTCAGTGGAGATATATTTCGGTATGTTCGGTCGAATCAAAGTTAAGGGTCTGTAATGCTTGTTGGATGAagcaaagaaaaaaacGTGATGGTAAATGTTTACCTTTACAGATAGGTATGaacaataatttgaattgttCAACTATTGGGCTATTAAAAACACAAAAAATAGGAATGAATAAGGAAAATTATGATTCTCAAAGGCAAAGTTATTCAAGAGGAATGGGCGGAGTGGGATATAAAATAAGTGGAATTGTTGGTAAAAATTTAGTGGCAAACGGTAGAAATGTTtcaataatgaataatgCAGTTAACAAAGACCGTAAAGCTATCTCTCATGACCTTACTGAAAATTTGAACGCTTATGTTCCCAATGATAACTTGAAAAATGATCCAGCAAGTTGTAATCTTAATGCGGCGATTAATAATGGCCAATGCATCAAACCAATCTCATTTAGGTCATCACCTTACTCGGCGAGTTCGAATCTAGCTTGTTCTAACTCTACATTTGATTGCCAAACATGCGGTAATAATCAGCGATGTTATTGTTCTTCAATAATTGGGTTTCAAGGCATTTCATTAACGAATACAGTTACCAATGATATTCCAGAAGGATCAGGGAAGTTAGTTTCTGGCTCAAGCGAGGTAGGATTACATTGCGGTTatagtaatatttctattgatAAACCTTCAATTGATGTATGCAGCCAGGCCAATACAACCGGAATGAATTACAAAAATAGCAGTTCAAAAAGCTCGCTGTTAGAAATAAACAATCACTGTgctcaaaatatttttattgatgGTAACAAATTAACCGAAACTCATGTAGATGAAAGGCACAGCTTTGCAGAAAACTTTTCAATCAGTGAGCAACTTTCATTCGATGTTAATTGCGGTTTGAACACTGGCGAAAACAATATAATGGTAGGTATCGAAGAATCTTATGGAGGAAATTGCTTAAAACTGAATGTTGTAAGTAATGCAGAGGAAAGCCCTATAAATAGTATACACCAAAGTCCAACGCAAAGTTCAAGTATTGACTCATATCCAAGTCGGATTGGAGGTAAATTGAGCAATAGTGTGTTATCCAGAAAGTGTTCGGATAGCAGGAATAGCATGGTTTCTGGTAATAAGTTTTCTGTTTCAACGCCTGTCCATCATCAAGCATCTACCACAGTTTCGCCTAACACAAATTACTgtaatatttcttcttatACCTCCTCTCCATGCCAGTCTTTCTCAACCTATGATGGACCATTTTTAGAAGATCCAAACAAAACAATGTATATTTCTTCTGGGACATACTTTTATTCTAACACTGAAACAAGCCGATGGAGCGAAGAGACGACCGTACAATCTTCGGTAGGGTTGAGTTCTTGTGTTGGAAATTCCAATAGTACGGAAAATGAGGAAAAGGCGGAAACGCTGTCATCCTTCCAATTGGATCAGGACACCCATAATACCTTGTCTCAGAATAACGAGCAAATAGAACATGATCAAGTGAATTATACAATCTTTAACAAGCACTTGGTTGCTACAGAGTCATGGAATTGTGATTATTTAAACATTGATATGTTTTGTATTCCAACAACAGATAAAAATCCAATAAGCTCTGAAGCTTCGACCTCTGTCCCTCATTATTCAGTTGGTTCAAAGTTCTTTAATTCATCTGTATCTTGTACCCTTCCAACTGTATACTCTGCAGAAGTTCAGCAAGAAGATGAAAGCTCAAGTCAAAATGATTGTAATTCCTGGGACTTTGATTCCTCATCAATTTCTTGCATTGACACATGGCAAAATCCCCTTTGGTATGACTCATATTCTAATGGATTCTGTAAGCTATCTTAA
- a CDS encoding phosphoglycerate mutase: MLASIFSSLRKYSFLARANNFQLKERKMNFSFLFNKKTLASSKLYRFAKFSTSSIILSGIVTIYSFVNFGYYLKDSINWNPNWDGNYKHENKRNGKVVSDNARKWHQNILVRHAQYITSAAKDEEKVLTDLGKEQAEETGKYLSQQYGEKVNAIYHSNLTRAKETATIISKYFPGVKLIEDPNLAEGVPIAPSPSVSGFKPTIGEIVKDKERIDNAFNTYFSKNGKSFGDNVDIIVCHGNVIRYMFCKGLQYPTSGWLRLNHLNCGVTRMSISTDSLVICSGLGDGGHLRPSIHTYN, encoded by the coding sequence ATGCTAGCATCTATTTTTAGTTCCCTTAGGAAATACTCATTTTTAGCAAGAGCAAATAACTTTCAGttgaaagaaagaaaaatgaacttttcttttttattcaataaaaaaacaCTTGCTTCATCCAAGCTGTATAGGTTTGCAAAGTTTTCCACatcatcaataatattaagtgGCATAGTAACCATTTACTCTTTTGTGAATTTTGGTTACTATTTGAAAGATTCAATTAATTGGAATCCAAATTGGGATGGTAATTATAAACATGAAAACAAGAGAAATGGTAAGGTTGTAAGTGATAATGCACGCAAGTGGCACCAAAATATACTAGTTAGACATGCCCAGTATATAACGTCTGCTGCAAAAGATGAAGAGAAGGTACTAACCGATCTTGGGAAAGAACAGGCGGAAGAAACTGGCAAATATCTTTCGCAACAGTATGGAGAAAAGGTAAATGCAATTTATCACTCGAATTTAACAAGGGCTAAGGAAACAGcaacaataatttcaaaatactTTCCTGGAGTAAAGTTGATCGAAGATCCCAATCTGGCAGAAGGAGTTCCAATTGCTCCCAGCCCTTCTGTCAGCGGATTTAAACCAACTATAGGAGAGATTGTAAAAGATAAGGAAAGAATAGATAACGCATTTAACACATACTTCTCTAAGAATGGAAAGTCATTTGGAGATAATGTAGACATTATTGTTTGCCATGGTAATGTAATTCGATACATGTTTTGCAAGGGACTCCAGTACCCCACAAGCGGTTGGCTTAGATTAAATCACTTGAACTGTGGCGTAACTAGAATGTCTATCTCAACAGATAGCCTTGTTATTTGCAGTGGCCTAGGTGATGGTGGCCATTTGAGACCTAGTATCCATACATATAATTAG